Proteins encoded by one window of Erythrobacter sp.:
- a CDS encoding inositol-3-phosphate synthase: MLSPDSRGIRLALVGVGNCASSLVQGLAHYRGGANDLTGLMHAEVAGYRPEDIHVVAAWDVDERKVGRDVAEAIFAPPNCTQVFCERVEPTGTTVRMGRALDGIAGHMAGYPEARTFKPAGETEPNKQEVIEVLLESEADVLVNYLPVGSQQATEFYAECALEAGVAFVNNIPVFIASDADWAERFRKAGVPIIGDDIKSQLGATIVHRVLTDLFRKRGVKLERTYQLNTGGNTDFLNMLERSRLASKKLSKTEAVQSVAASRLVDEHIHVGPSDYVAWQNDNKVAFIRMEGQLFGGVPMNLELRLSVEDSPNSAGVAIDMIRCAKLARDRGLAGPVHPAASYFCKHPPKQVTDDEAWAALEQFIGQD; this comes from the coding sequence ATGTTGTCCCCTGATTCCCGCGGCATCCGGCTGGCGCTGGTCGGCGTCGGCAATTGCGCCAGTTCGCTGGTGCAAGGTCTCGCGCATTATCGCGGCGGCGCCAACGACCTGACCGGCCTGATGCACGCCGAAGTGGCTGGCTACCGTCCGGAAGATATTCACGTGGTGGCAGCCTGGGATGTCGACGAGCGCAAGGTCGGCCGCGACGTGGCAGAAGCGATCTTCGCGCCGCCCAATTGCACGCAGGTCTTTTGTGAAAGGGTCGAGCCGACGGGAACCACGGTCCGCATGGGACGCGCGCTCGACGGGATCGCCGGGCACATGGCCGGATACCCGGAAGCCCGAACCTTCAAACCCGCCGGGGAGACAGAACCGAACAAGCAGGAAGTGATCGAGGTGCTGCTGGAAAGCGAAGCCGACGTGCTGGTGAATTACCTTCCCGTCGGATCACAACAGGCCACCGAATTCTATGCCGAATGCGCGCTCGAAGCCGGGGTCGCCTTCGTCAACAACATCCCGGTGTTCATTGCCAGCGATGCCGACTGGGCCGAGCGCTTCCGCAAGGCCGGGGTGCCGATCATCGGAGACGATATCAAATCGCAGCTCGGTGCCACGATCGTGCACCGCGTGCTGACCGACCTGTTCAGGAAGCGCGGTGTGAAGCTGGAACGAACCTATCAACTCAACACCGGCGGCAATACCGATTTCCTCAACATGCTTGAACGGAGCCGCCTCGCGTCCAAAAAGCTGTCCAAGACCGAGGCTGTGCAATCGGTGGCGGCATCAAGGCTGGTCGACGAGCATATCCATGTGGGCCCGTCCGATTATGTCGCTTGGCAGAACGACAACAAGGTCGCGTTCATCCGCATGGAAGGGCAATTGTTCGGCGGCGTGCCGATGAACCTCGAACTGCGGCTCTCGGTGGAGGACAGCCCGAATTCCGCTGGGGTCGCGATCGACATGATCCGCTGCGCGAAGCTGGCGCGCGATCGCGGGCTGGCAGGGCCGGTCCATCCCGCCGCCTCCTATTTCTGCAAGCACCCCCCGAAACAGGTCACCGATGACGAAGCCTGGGCTGCGCTCGAACAGTTCATCGGGCAGGATTGA
- a CDS encoding beta-xylosidase, whose amino-acid sequence MINSVMIWNEPNNKSHWNPELDPDWAIYADTVHRAGSAISQINPQLTRVLGGMSPIDPHWVSRMRKQGALDHVDVVAVHGFPLDWNLWPIHAWPEKIAEIEAVVPDKPIWATEVGVGSFGAEEVQVFGIDKTAELLLDRVPEVYWYSLFDLPREWGAETRHREAEGSSYYRHFYMGLIREDGTPKPALEHYRRYADRMGLMQWFHFHDPRLGDAVRWMKELGVTKLRTGLSWADSFRPGALDWFDRQMEALADFDVLVTFCFTPEHLGVEAHHTSCAKDPQQFADFCAWMVERYAPAENIKRASDLRAGRS is encoded by the coding sequence ATGATCAATTCCGTGATGATCTGGAATGAACCGAACAACAAGAGCCACTGGAACCCCGAACTCGATCCCGACTGGGCCATTTATGCGGACACCGTGCATCGCGCGGGCAGCGCGATCTCGCAGATCAACCCGCAGTTGACGCGAGTGCTCGGCGGAATGTCGCCGATCGATCCGCATTGGGTATCGCGGATGCGTAAACAGGGCGCGCTCGATCATGTTGACGTGGTGGCGGTGCATGGCTTCCCGCTCGACTGGAACCTGTGGCCGATCCACGCCTGGCCGGAAAAGATTGCCGAGATTGAAGCCGTTGTTCCGGACAAGCCGATCTGGGCGACCGAAGTGGGGGTGGGCAGTTTCGGCGCAGAGGAAGTGCAGGTATTCGGCATCGACAAGACTGCCGAACTGCTGCTCGACCGGGTGCCGGAGGTCTATTGGTACTCGCTGTTCGATCTGCCGCGGGAATGGGGTGCGGAAACGCGCCACCGCGAGGCGGAGGGTTCGAGCTATTACCGCCACTTCTACATGGGCCTGATCCGGGAGGACGGCACCCCCAAGCCGGCGCTGGAACACTATCGGCGCTACGCCGACCGCATGGGTCTGATGCAGTGGTTCCATTTCCACGATCCCCGGCTCGGCGATGCGGTCCGGTGGATGAAGGAGCTCGGCGTGACCAAGCTGCGCACAGGACTTTCATGGGCGGACAGTTTCCGGCCGGGAGCACTCGACTGGTTCGACCGGCAGATGGAAGCACTGGCGGACTTCGATGTGCTGGTCACCTTCTGCTTCACTCCGGAGCATCTCGGCGTGGAGGCCCACCACACCTCTTGCGCCAAAGACCCGCAGCAGTTTGCCGACTTCTGCGCCTGGATGGTTGAACGGTACGCCCCTGCAGAAAACATCAAGCGTGCGAGTGATCTGCGCGCGGGGAGGTCCTGA
- a CDS encoding TIGR04290 family methyltransferase, whose protein sequence is MSRSGSAARIVKDAGASQLRKQVEELQPWFQNIDLGHGIRTAPDHFLGDYPSFKFDRFADAIPADLTGKSVLDIGCNAGFYAIEMKRRGASRVLGIDSDDRYLEQAQLASDTLGFSEIEYRNLSVYDVGSLGEKFDLVVFMGVLYHLRHPLLALDLIREHVAGDLMLFQTMQQGTEAVLQVPEDHPFHKPGTTQPPDYFDNPAYPKLHFIEREFAQDWTNWWAPNAACSQAMLRAAGFTIEQQPEPEVYLCRVTEVPYAQYGPAAVYPARAQVKAGDAQ, encoded by the coding sequence ATGAGCAGGTCAGGATCAGCAGCGCGGATCGTGAAAGACGCCGGCGCATCTCAGCTGCGAAAGCAGGTGGAGGAGCTGCAACCCTGGTTTCAGAATATCGATCTCGGACATGGCATTCGCACAGCGCCGGATCATTTCCTCGGCGACTATCCCTCCTTCAAGTTCGACCGCTTCGCTGACGCAATTCCTGCCGACCTGACCGGAAAGTCAGTGCTCGACATCGGCTGCAATGCGGGCTTCTACGCGATCGAAATGAAGCGGCGCGGCGCCAGCCGGGTGCTCGGCATCGATAGTGACGATCGCTATCTCGAACAGGCGCAGCTGGCTTCCGACACGTTGGGATTTTCCGAGATCGAGTACCGCAACTTGTCGGTTTACGACGTCGGTAGTCTGGGGGAGAAGTTCGATCTCGTCGTGTTTATGGGGGTGCTCTACCATCTGCGGCACCCGCTGCTGGCGCTCGACCTGATCCGCGAACATGTCGCCGGCGACCTGATGCTGTTCCAGACGATGCAGCAGGGCACCGAAGCAGTGTTGCAGGTTCCCGAGGATCACCCGTTCCACAAGCCCGGGACAACCCAGCCGCCCGACTACTTCGACAATCCGGCCTATCCGAAGCTCCACTTCATCGAGCGCGAATTCGCGCAGGACTGGACAAATTGGTGGGCACCGAATGCGGCCTGCAGCCAGGCCATGCTCCGCGCGGCTGGCTTCACCATCGAACAGCAGCCTGAGCCGGAGGTCTACCTCTGCCGGGTAACCGAGGTCCCCTACGCGCAATACGGGCCGGCTGCCGTCTATCCCGCGCGCGCGCAAGTCAAGGCGGGAGACGCGCAATGA
- a CDS encoding histidine phosphatase family protein: MTVTILLIRHAAHAELGRVLSGRAPGGRLSSSGLLQAERLARWSSAEGVAAIHTSPVLRARETAQAIGASLGMAPRVSDALDEIDFGDWTGKHFDQLASDPDWQRWNNNRAQARAPRGETMTEVQQRMTDFMRAIAETAAGATVAFVSHCDTIRAAIAGILGLSLDYVLRFEIAPASVSRVQLGDWGGRVLSLNEYTA, encoded by the coding sequence ATGACCGTTACCATCCTCCTGATCAGGCATGCCGCCCATGCAGAGCTTGGCCGGGTCCTGTCCGGTCGAGCCCCCGGAGGCCGATTGAGTTCTTCCGGGCTGCTGCAGGCAGAACGCCTCGCGCGCTGGTCGTCAGCCGAGGGCGTAGCTGCAATCCATACCAGTCCCGTGCTCCGCGCACGTGAGACAGCACAGGCAATCGGCGCATCGCTCGGGATGGCGCCCAGGGTTTCGGACGCCCTCGACGAGATCGATTTCGGTGACTGGACGGGGAAGCACTTCGACCAACTTGCCAGCGATCCGGACTGGCAGCGTTGGAACAACAACCGCGCGCAAGCGCGCGCCCCGCGAGGAGAAACAATGACAGAGGTTCAACAGCGCATGACTGACTTTATGCGGGCAATCGCCGAAACCGCTGCTGGCGCGACAGTCGCTTTCGTCAGCCACTGTGACACCATCCGGGCTGCCATTGCCGGCATTCTGGGATTGTCGCTCGACTATGTGCTTCGCTTCGAGATCGCACCTGCGTCAGTGAGCCGCGTGCAACTCGGCGACTGGGGCGGCCGCGTGCTTTCGCTCAACGAGTACACGGCATGA